A single genomic interval of Anopheles marshallii chromosome 2, idAnoMarsDA_429_01, whole genome shotgun sequence harbors:
- the LOC128718242 gene encoding uncharacterized protein LOC128718242, which yields METLGAVRSLSELKKITEDEQRLVLLLQEAGILPSEQMCNKCNRRMKMKATKKANSYKWICKPTTSCTGWECTVRTDSIFKNSHLPLSKLIEITFEWSRDAKRTDAALECSAGKSAISKWYAILRAVSAEYIETNQAPIGGDGMTVEIDESVVTKRKYNRGRFAEGNQVWLVGGICRETREVFLELVQQRDAGTLHGIIVQHVAPGTMLVTDGWRAYNGIEQYGYVHVAVNHSENFVDPDDGFVHTQNIENLWRWVKPFLRSKGTNRGALIAYLREYQMKRRNQNGFLSVLRAIKAVQDFG from the exons atggaaacttTGGGTGCAGTGCGAAGTTTGAgtgaattgaagaaaatcaccGAGGATGAGCAGCGTTTGGTGCTATTGTTGCAGGAAGCCGGTATATTGCCGTCGgagcaaatgtgcaacaagTGTAACCGGCGCATGAAGATGAAAGCGACCAAAAAAGCTAATTCGTATAAATGGATATGCAAGCCGACGACCAGCTGTACCGGGTGGGAGTGTACTGTCCGTACGGACAGTATATTCAAGAACTCGCATCTACCCCTATCGAAGCTGATAGAAATAACCTTCGAGTGGTCGCGGGATGCGAAGCGGACGGACGCAGCATTGGAGTGCAGTGCCGGCAAAAGTGCCATATCGAAATGGTACGCTATACTTCGAGCAGTATCCGCGGAATACATCGAAACTAACCAGGCTCCAATTGGTGGCGATGGAATGACCGTCGAGATTGACGAATCTGTCGTCACCAAGCGGAAGTATAACCGCGGACGCTTCGCGGAAGGCAACCAAGTCTGGTTGGTCGGCGGTATCTGCCGCGAGACACGGGAAGTGTTTCTGGAGCTGGTGCAGCAACGGGATGCTGGCACATTGCATGGCATCATTGTGCAGCATGTGGCTCCGGGAACAATGTTAGTGACTGATGGTTGGAGGGCCTACAACGGCATCGAACAGTACGGATATGTTCACGTAGCGGTCAATCACTCCGAAAATTTCGTGGATCCGGACGATGGCtttgtgcacacacaaaatatcgAAAACCTGTGGCGTTGGGTAAAGCCCTTTTTAAGATCTAAGGGCACCAACCGAGGAGCCCTTATCGCGTACCTACGGGAGTACCAAATGAAGCGGCGGAACCAGAACGGCTTCCTGAGTGTGTTGCGCGCAATCAAAGCTGTCCAGGACTTTGG ATAA
- the LOC128718241 gene encoding uncharacterized protein LOC128718241, which yields METLGAVRSLSELKKITEDEQRLVLLLQEAGILPSEQMCNKCNRRMKMKATKKANSYKWICKPTTSCTGWECTVRTDSIFKNSHLPLSKLIEITFEWSRDAKRTDAALECSAGKSAISKWYAILRAVSAEYIETNQAPIGGDGMTVEIDESVVTKRKYNRGRFAEGNQVWLVGGICRETREVFLELVQQRDAGTLHGIIVHVAPGTTLVTDGWRAYNGIEQYGYVHVAVNHSENFVDPDDGFVHTQNIENLWRWVKPFLRSKDTNRGALIAYLREYQMKRRNQNGFLSVLRAIKAVQDFGNMGG from the exons atggaaacttTGGGTGCAGTGCGAAGTTTGAgtgaattgaagaaaatcaccGAGGATGAGCAGCGTTTGGTGCTATTGTTGCAGGAAGCCGGTATATTGCCGTCGgagcaaatgtgcaacaagTGTAACCGGCGCATGAAGATGAAAGCGACCAAAAAAGCTAATTCGTATAAATGGATATGCAAGCCGACGACCAGCTGTACCGGGTGGGAGTGTACTGTCCGTACGGACAGTATATTCAAGAACTCGCATCTACCCCTATCGAAGCTGATAGAAATAACCTTCGAGTGGTCGCGGGATGCGAAGCGGACGGACGCAGCATTGGAGTGCAGTGCCGGCAAAAGTGCCATATCGAAATGGTACGCTATACTTCGAGCAGTATCCGCGGAATACATCGAAACTAACCAGGCTCCAATTGGTGGCGATGGAATGACCGTCGAGATTGACGAATCTGTCGTCACCAAGCGGAAGTATAACCGCGGACGCTTCGCGGAAGGCAACCAAGTCTGGTTGGTCGGCGGTATCTGCCGCGAGACACGGGAAGTGTTTCTGGAGCTGGTGCAGCAACGGGATGCTGGCACATTGCATGGCATCATTGTGCATGTGGCTCCGGGAACAACGTTAGTGACTGATGGTTGGAGGGCCTACAACGGCATCGAACAGTACGGATATGTTCACGTAGCGGTCAATCACTCCGAAAATTTCGTGGATCCGGACGATGGCtttgtgcacacacaaaatatcgAAAACCTGTGGCGTTGGGTAAAGCCCTTTTTAAGATCTAAGGACACCAACCGAGGAGCCCTTATCGCGTACCTACGGGAGTACCAAATGAAGCGGCGGAACCAGAACGGCTTCCTGAGTGTGTTGCGCGCAATCAAAGCTGTCCAGGACTTTGG GAACATGG GTGGCTAG